From the genome of Synergistetes bacterium HGW-Synergistetes-1, one region includes:
- a CDS encoding TlyA family rRNA (cytidine-2'-O)-methyltransferase, with amino-acid sequence MKKKLVRLDKLIVDRQMVLSRTLAQNYIEEGRVQVDGITIKKTASMVPFDSNISLDAPEKEWVSRGAHKLIRALDHFDIDPSGLTCIDVGASTGGFTDVLLSRGAKKVYAVDVGYGQLAWKLRNDPRVVVMERTNARHLTSDMIDCEKVDMIVSDASFISLKLLLKPLEALISDDSTMVVLVKPQFEVGREKVGRGVVHDPLLHEETLKDLASFIENETKLGLYNATYSPIRGPEGNIEFLFLLGSKSNTILKHANIDFMKLVEEAHEATQ; translated from the coding sequence ATGAAAAAAAAACTTGTCAGGCTTGATAAGCTGATCGTAGACAGACAGATGGTCCTTTCACGTACCCTTGCCCAGAACTACATCGAAGAGGGAAGGGTACAGGTTGATGGAATAACGATAAAGAAAACTGCATCAATGGTACCTTTTGATTCCAATATAAGCTTGGATGCCCCGGAGAAGGAATGGGTAAGCAGAGGGGCCCATAAACTGATAAGGGCGCTGGATCACTTTGATATCGACCCTTCAGGTCTGACTTGCATCGACGTAGGTGCTTCAACAGGCGGATTTACTGATGTACTCCTTTCCAGAGGGGCAAAGAAGGTATACGCTGTTGACGTCGGATATGGACAGCTAGCATGGAAGCTGAGAAACGACCCAAGGGTTGTCGTCATGGAAAGGACTAACGCACGCCATCTTACCTCTGATATGATTGACTGTGAAAAAGTTGATATGATCGTATCTGATGCCTCTTTCATCTCGTTGAAGCTTCTACTGAAACCGCTTGAGGCATTAATAAGCGACGACAGTACGATGGTCGTTCTGGTCAAGCCTCAGTTCGAAGTGGGAAGGGAAAAAGTGGGAAGGGGAGTTGTCCACGACCCGCTGCTGCACGAGGAAACGCTGAAGGATCTCGCGTCATTTATTGAGAATGAGACAAAACTTGGGCTTTACAACGCTACTTATTCTCCGATAAGAGGACCGGAAGGCAATATAGAATTCCTATTTCTTTTAGGGTCAAAGAGCAATACAATATTGAAACATGCTAATATAGACTTTATGAAGCTGGTTGAAGAGGCACACGAGGCTACGCAGTAA
- the dxs gene encoding 1-deoxy-D-xylulose-5-phosphate synthase, with protein sequence MSILGSAKDFRGLNSLTYSELNKLSCEIREMILHVTLKNGGHLASSLGAVELTVALLRAFDPDRDKIIFDVGHQSYAYKILTKRLDRFHTLRTKGGIAGFPRMGESPYDFFTTGHSSTSISAAMGYAKARDISRQNHEVVAVIGDGALLNGVSFEALNCVESTKTKIIIVLNDNKMSINPRIGGMAGHLARLSVNPTYLKVKDFIKDQCHTLKRGDALEDALKKIKSKLKSLLLPTNIFEELGISYWGPFDGHNIEEMEEVFRLARHYKEPVLIHVLTKKGKGCCEAENNAPFFHGIGPNTPLDAPQNHKQSSLPSWSEVMSGTLTDAACNDPRIAVCTAAMTDGTKLNGFADKFPGRFFDVGIAEEHMLTFAAGMAAGGMRPAVCIYSTFLQRAADQVMHDICLSKLPVLLGIDRAGLVGEDGETHHGLLDVPWLRALPGITIAAPRDAADLKFFVNGWLKRESPMAVRYPRGKAPEAIPAEGSQERIPAGWGKIELMAGGKNVCLIGVGSTVELMLKTAEKLRAEEGITPTVVDLRFIKPLDMDGISEILKEHRIVVTAEENFLNGGSGKAISDHACNNHPNCTVINIGVPDRYISHATRSEQWIECGLTPENIISAIKRSK encoded by the coding sequence ATGAGCATACTTGGATCAGCAAAGGATTTCAGAGGTCTCAATAGTCTCACCTACAGTGAATTGAATAAACTAAGCTGTGAGATAAGGGAAATGATACTTCATGTGACACTGAAGAACGGGGGGCACCTGGCATCTTCGCTGGGGGCTGTAGAGCTCACGGTAGCCCTATTAAGAGCATTCGACCCTGACAGGGATAAAATTATTTTTGACGTTGGACACCAGTCATACGCTTATAAAATACTTACAAAGAGACTGGACCGCTTCCATACACTTAGAACCAAAGGAGGGATCGCCGGCTTTCCCCGGATGGGTGAAAGCCCCTACGATTTTTTCACGACTGGACACAGCAGCACGTCCATTTCTGCTGCAATGGGGTATGCCAAGGCAAGGGACATAAGCCGCCAGAACCATGAAGTTGTAGCTGTGATAGGAGACGGGGCCCTTCTTAACGGGGTCTCTTTCGAAGCTCTCAACTGTGTGGAAAGCACCAAAACAAAGATAATAATCGTCCTTAATGACAACAAGATGTCCATAAACCCAAGGATAGGCGGCATGGCAGGACATCTGGCCCGCCTCTCTGTAAACCCCACATATCTTAAGGTAAAAGATTTCATAAAGGACCAGTGCCATACATTGAAGCGCGGAGACGCACTGGAGGATGCCCTCAAAAAGATCAAGTCCAAACTTAAGTCACTTCTCCTCCCGACAAACATATTTGAAGAACTAGGTATCAGTTACTGGGGGCCCTTTGACGGACATAACATTGAGGAGATGGAGGAAGTCTTCCGGCTTGCCAGGCATTATAAAGAACCTGTGCTGATACATGTCCTCACGAAAAAAGGCAAGGGGTGCTGTGAAGCGGAGAACAACGCACCATTCTTCCATGGGATCGGCCCGAACACTCCTCTTGATGCGCCGCAAAATCACAAACAGAGCTCACTGCCTTCATGGAGTGAAGTGATGTCCGGAACCCTGACAGATGCAGCCTGCAATGATCCGCGTATCGCTGTCTGCACTGCTGCTATGACAGACGGGACTAAGCTCAACGGATTCGCAGACAAATTTCCCGGCAGATTCTTCGATGTCGGAATTGCGGAGGAACATATGCTGACCTTTGCGGCAGGCATGGCCGCAGGCGGCATGAGACCAGCAGTATGTATATACTCTACGTTCCTTCAAAGAGCTGCAGACCAGGTAATGCATGACATATGCCTTTCAAAACTGCCCGTTCTTCTTGGAATCGATAGAGCAGGGCTTGTCGGTGAGGATGGAGAGACCCACCATGGCCTGTTGGATGTGCCATGGTTAAGAGCACTGCCCGGAATCACTATAGCCGCGCCGAGAGACGCTGCTGATCTTAAGTTTTTTGTTAACGGCTGGCTGAAAAGGGAATCCCCGATGGCTGTCAGATACCCCAGGGGGAAGGCGCCAGAAGCCATTCCGGCCGAAGGCAGTCAGGAAAGGATCCCTGCCGGATGGGGAAAGATCGAACTCATGGCCGGCGGAAAAAACGTCTGCCTTATCGGCGTAGGCAGCACCGTTGAGCTCATGCTTAAAACAGCTGAAAAACTCCGTGCCGAAGAAGGGATAACTCCCACTGTAGTCGACCTTAGGTTTATCAAACCTTTGGACATGGACGGCATTTCTGAAATACTAAAAGAACACCGCATCGTTGTCACAGCTGAAGAAAATTTCCTGAACGGGGGATCCGGAAAGGCAATATCGGATCACGCATGCAACAACCATCCGAACTGCACTGTCATCAACATTGGCGTGCCGGACAGATACATCTCGCATGCGACAAGATCAGAGCAGTGGATCGAATGCGGACTTACACCGGAAAACATAATCAGCGCCATTAAGAGATCAAAATGA
- a CDS encoding ATP-NAD kinase: MKTNNIGLLFNTQKPEAINLAAKLYAWGRESGINFMLPPHEASALSIPETPDNIWREDVEFAVILGGDGTFLRAARYTFGYPIPLYGINLGRLGFLATGDPECAKEDITSILENNFTLQQRHLIKGLVWRGERVVYELHALNDLVISKGNLARVIDLEVRVGDEILSLFLADGLILSTPTGSTAYALSAGGPIVPPHVPCMLLAPICAHTLYARPVVLSGTDRAYVTPKGDNRNLILTQDGQLCYELLPDDHLEAMLDPDIHINIIQLKDRSYYDLLREKLRWGFNGITDGGD; encoded by the coding sequence ATGAAGACAAATAACATCGGGCTTCTTTTCAACACCCAAAAACCGGAAGCAATAAACCTGGCCGCTAAACTCTATGCATGGGGCAGGGAGAGCGGGATCAATTTTATGCTTCCTCCTCATGAAGCATCCGCGCTGAGCATACCTGAAACTCCTGACAATATCTGGAGGGAGGATGTTGAATTCGCAGTCATACTTGGCGGAGACGGCACTTTTCTGCGGGCTGCCAGATATACTTTCGGATACCCGATCCCCCTTTACGGGATCAATCTGGGAAGACTGGGCTTTCTGGCAACAGGAGATCCTGAATGTGCAAAGGAAGATATCACCTCAATACTTGAAAACAACTTCACGCTTCAGCAGAGACATCTGATAAAGGGTCTCGTCTGGAGGGGGGAGCGTGTTGTATATGAGCTTCACGCACTAAACGACCTTGTTATCTCAAAGGGAAACCTTGCGAGGGTGATCGACCTTGAAGTCAGGGTAGGGGATGAGATACTTTCACTCTTCCTTGCTGACGGGCTGATCCTCTCTACTCCGACCGGATCTACAGCTTATGCCCTTTCTGCAGGCGGCCCGATAGTCCCGCCCCATGTTCCATGTATGCTTCTTGCACCTATATGCGCGCATACACTTTACGCCCGTCCTGTAGTCCTTAGCGGCACGGACAGGGCTTATGTGACACCAAAAGGAGACAACAGAAACCTCATCCTCACCCAGGACGGACAGCTATGTTACGAGCTGCTGCCCGATGACCATCTCGAAGCCATGCTGGATCCTGACATTCATATCAATATAATTCAGCTCAAGGACAGGAGCTACTACGACCTTCTCCGGGAGAAACTCCGCTGGGGCTTTAACGGCATTACTGACGGGGGAGACTGA
- a CDS encoding DNA recombination protein RecN — MILIEEIRVRGVGGIREAELSLKGDFIVITGESGSGKSSLVRAMEFIAGKRAQTNYIHALEESADVIMTLSTNQIPGLDEEYQPQDGTLIVRRQFSRNGRGRSLIQNNPVSLNLLSSAMEKELVIQSQFAQLGLIDSAIQLDLVDSCGGEILDHVKKELERTFCETIATERRIVRLKKRREETEELYQGAETVLHMVKALEIHEESERKWEAELKELESKETTKEALAAINERLSGGTACGGIIEELESIGRDIYESSPSKKEDWKESIESMLISSQSVARMLQKELHDLSAEGNIEEAKERLEKKIGMLRKLKRSLDLVNCRQLLQYAGKAKDEMAWLKESHVEMEELEKDAAEKKKRTKNLAIELRKLRKAAAAELASRVNRHLSDLAMEHALFSIVIEEQDKLRSNGAETVSFKLSMPDQPPLPVGKTASGGELSRILIALQLSLGDEQLPGTLVFDEVEAGLGGRTALLAGHKLRELSKRCRTILITHEAAIASMADQHFLVKRDGEETSIFMIRDEEREKEIARMLAGDDNSYEALEHARSLLNTSQNGSAPE; from the coding sequence CTGATATTGATCGAAGAGATCCGTGTCCGCGGAGTCGGCGGCATCAGAGAGGCCGAATTATCACTCAAAGGTGACTTCATAGTAATAACCGGAGAAAGCGGCTCAGGCAAGAGCAGCCTCGTGCGTGCAATGGAATTCATCGCCGGAAAACGCGCCCAGACGAACTACATTCATGCCCTGGAAGAATCCGCCGATGTTATTATGACTCTGTCTACCAACCAAATACCGGGGCTTGATGAAGAATACCAGCCCCAGGACGGCACTCTCATCGTCAGACGTCAGTTCAGCAGGAACGGCAGGGGCAGAAGTCTGATCCAGAACAACCCTGTATCACTCAACCTGCTCTCTTCAGCGATGGAAAAAGAACTTGTCATCCAGAGCCAGTTTGCACAGCTTGGACTCATTGACTCTGCGATACAGCTGGACCTTGTTGATTCCTGCGGAGGAGAGATTCTCGATCATGTAAAAAAAGAACTTGAGAGGACCTTCTGCGAAACTATAGCCACAGAGCGCCGGATTGTCAGGCTGAAAAAAAGGCGTGAAGAGACAGAAGAACTCTACCAAGGCGCGGAAACCGTTCTGCATATGGTAAAAGCTCTGGAGATCCACGAAGAGAGCGAAAGAAAATGGGAAGCGGAGCTGAAAGAGCTCGAATCAAAGGAAACAACAAAAGAGGCGCTGGCTGCCATAAATGAAAGACTTTCAGGCGGAACCGCCTGCGGAGGGATAATAGAAGAACTTGAATCAATAGGCAGGGACATATACGAATCATCTCCTTCAAAGAAAGAAGACTGGAAGGAAAGCATCGAATCCATGCTCATCTCATCCCAGTCAGTAGCCAGAATGCTTCAAAAGGAGCTGCATGATCTTTCTGCGGAAGGAAACATAGAAGAAGCAAAAGAACGTCTTGAGAAAAAGATCGGCATGCTCAGAAAACTAAAGCGTTCACTTGATCTGGTCAACTGCAGGCAGCTCCTGCAATATGCCGGGAAGGCAAAGGATGAGATGGCATGGCTGAAAGAAAGCCATGTTGAGATGGAAGAGCTCGAAAAGGATGCAGCGGAAAAGAAAAAACGGACAAAAAACCTTGCGATAGAGCTTCGGAAATTGAGAAAAGCCGCGGCAGCTGAACTCGCTTCAAGAGTTAACAGACATCTCAGTGACCTTGCCATGGAACATGCCCTCTTTTCCATTGTCATAGAGGAACAGGACAAACTGCGTTCAAACGGCGCAGAAACAGTCTCTTTCAAACTAAGCATGCCGGACCAGCCCCCGCTGCCGGTCGGCAAAACAGCTTCCGGAGGAGAACTCAGCAGGATACTTATAGCACTTCAGCTTTCGCTGGGAGATGAACAGCTTCCCGGGACTCTTGTCTTTGATGAGGTAGAGGCAGGGCTTGGAGGAAGGACTGCGTTACTGGCAGGACATAAGCTGAGGGAGCTCTCCAAACGATGCAGGACGATACTCATAACCCATGAGGCCGCAATTGCTTCCATGGCAGATCAGCATTTCCTTGTAAAAAGAGACGGGGAAGAGACAAGTATCTTCATGATCAGAGATGAAGAGCGTGAAAAAGAAATAGCAAGGATGCTTGCCGGCGATGATAATTCCTATGAAGCGCTGGAGCATGCAAGATCCCTGCTAAATACAAGCCAGAATGGATCAGCACCGGAATGA